Proteins encoded together in one Coffea arabica cultivar ET-39 chromosome 2c, Coffea Arabica ET-39 HiFi, whole genome shotgun sequence window:
- the LOC140036033 gene encoding serine/threonine/tyrosine-protein kinase HT1-like, translating to MKIEVENIKSKRTSPALTKFFGHVRSRKMASSETVEDDDRWHEQVDLSKLLLGPKLGEGTHGKIYRGNYNDESVAVKVSKVPDDPDCDGKRDLHGTVEKKFNQESALLLRLHHPNVLKFVGVWRQPPVFGIITEYLSGGSLRSYLNKIEHQHKSVPLPTVVSMALDIARGMAYIHSQGIVHRDLKPDNVLISEDFHLKIADFGDACEEAHCHLLADRTGTLRWMAPEMMKQKKSYNRKIDVYSFGLMLCEMIAGTIPFEGMAPEAVVFGVLNKDLRPTVPQRCPPAMRELIVQCWSSNPGKRPEFWQIVKVLEKFETSLASEGSLNNLVLNLTSQHDKKRLLLHWIQKLDPIRHSDKLINTAYNRRPIMVS from the coding sequence atgaagatcgAGGTAGAAAACATCAAGAGCAAAAGGACTTCTCCTGCCTTAACCAAATTTTTTGGGCACGTTAGATCAAGAAAGATGGCATCTTCCGAAACAGTGGAGGATGATGATCGCTGGCACGAGCAGGTAGACCTTTCCAAGTTGCTTCTTGGGCCGAAGCTTGGTGAAGGGACGCATGGAAAAATTTACCGTGGCAATTACAATGATGAGTCTGTTGCTGTAAAAGTAAGCAAAGTTCCAGATGATCCTGATTGCGATGGAAAAAGGGATTTACATGGTACAGTAGAGAAGAAGTTCAATCAAGAATCTGCTCTCTTGCTTCGTCTCCACCACCCGAATGTTTTGAAGTTCGTAGGGGTTTGGAGACAGCCACCTGTTTTTGGGATCATCACTGAATATCTATCAGGGGGTTCCTTGAGGTCGTACCTGAACAAGATTGAGCACCAACATAAATCTGTTCCCTTGCCTACAGTAGTCAGTATGGCCTTGGATATTGCTCGTGGGATGGCGTACATTCACTCGCAAGGCATTGTTCACAGGGATCTCAAGCCAGATAACGTACTAATCAGCGAAGATTTCCATCTGAAAATTGCTGATTTTGGTGATGCTTGTGAGGAAGCTCACTGCCATCTTCTTGCTGATCGCACGGGAACTCTTCGGTGGATGGCCCCTGAGATGATGAAGCAGAAGAAATCCTACAACAGGAAGATTGATGTGTATAGTTTTGGACTAATGTTATGCGAGATGATTGCTGGAACAATTCCATTCGAAGGCATGGCACCAGAAGCAGTCGTTTTTGGCGTGCTAAACAAAGATCTGCGACCTACAGTACCTCAGCGTTGTCCTCCTGCAATGAGAGAACTAATTGTGCAGTGCTGGTCCTCCAATCCTGGGAAGAGGCCAGAATTTTGGCAGATTGTCAAAGTTTTGGAGAAGTTTGAAACTTCACTGGCTTCTGAAGGATCCTTGAATAATTTGGTCCTAAATCTCACTTCTCAGCATGATAAGAAGAGGCTGCTTCTCCATTGGATCCAAAAGCTTGATCCCATTCGTCACTCGGATAAATTGATCAACACTGCCTATAATAGGAGGCCGATAATGGTTTCTTGA